Genomic window (Gelria sp. Kuro-4):
CGGCCCAATTCCTACATGGTAGTGGTGCGGTGCCTGTTACGATACGCTGAGGAGTGTGGAGTATGGAACAGATCGTCTTTCTAGACGATGTGGAGTGTGCCAAGTATCAAGAGCTGCTGGAGCCCCTACAACGGTTTGGTGGATTAACGGTCTACACGACGGTGCCAAAGAATAACCGCGAGCTGCTAGAACGTGTCCACGATGCCACCGTTGTCTGCTTTGGACTGTCCCATTTTACCAAGGAGGTCCTGAGTGCCTGCCCGGATCTTAAACTTCTTTGTTTTCTGGGAACGGGGGTGTGGGACTATGTAGACTTGGAAGCTGCAAACAAGCTGCGTATTGCTGTCATGAATGTGGCTGACTATGGTACCAACGCTGTGGCCGAGCATGTATTGGCCCTGATGCTAGCTGTTAACCGCCATATCTGCGAGGCACACCAAAGGGTACTGTGGGGTATTTGGGACCAAAGTGGCTTGGCAGGAGTGGAACTGGCGGGCAGCACGCTGGGGATCGTTGGACTTGGGAGAATTGGCCGCAGGGTTGCAGAAATTGGGTTACAGTTAGGTATGCGGGTATGCGGTTATGACAATGTGCCACCGCAACAATGGCCCGGCTTCCAGCAAATTGAGTTCATGTCTCTACGCAATGTTGTAAGAACCGCCGATTACCTTACCATTCATTTGCCTGGACTTCCAGAGACACAGAACGTGGTGAATGCGGACGTACTTAAATTGCTAAAAAAGGACGCAGTCGTTATTAACACATCTCGAGGTGAGGTTTTGGATAATGAATTCTTGGCCCATCTCTTGAGAACGGGAAGAATCAGGGGAGCGGGATTAGACGTCTTCCCTACAGAACCGCCAGGTAACGATAACCCATACCTAGGGTTAACCAACGTGGTGCTTACTCCCCACATCGGCTTTGCCACAAGAAATGCGATCCAGCGCCTACTGCAAACCGCTGTACAGCAAATAGCAGATTTCCTCGTAGATGAGCAGCGAGTAGTTGTGAATGCCCAGGAAAAAGAATCTATTAATAATTAATAAATGGAGGAAGAGATAATGTTAACCATGTATGAACGTGCACAAAAGGTTTTCCCACCGGCCGCGGGTCGCAGTACCCAGCTCGGGGTA
Coding sequences:
- a CDS encoding 2-hydroxyacid dehydrogenase — translated: MEQIVFLDDVECAKYQELLEPLQRFGGLTVYTTVPKNNRELLERVHDATVVCFGLSHFTKEVLSACPDLKLLCFLGTGVWDYVDLEAANKLRIAVMNVADYGTNAVAEHVLALMLAVNRHICEAHQRVLWGIWDQSGLAGVELAGSTLGIVGLGRIGRRVAEIGLQLGMRVCGYDNVPPQQWPGFQQIEFMSLRNVVRTADYLTIHLPGLPETQNVVNADVLKLLKKDAVVINTSRGEVLDNEFLAHLLRTGRIRGAGLDVFPTEPPGNDNPYLGLTNVVLTPHIGFATRNAIQRLLQTAVQQIADFLVDEQRVVVNAQEKESINN